GTTGCGCTGCATGAAATCGCGGGCGCGTCCCGCGATCTCATCGGTGAGGAACGTGTCGGTCTGAATGGGCTCGTCCCCCGACCACAACGGCTGCACGGCCATAGCCTCGGCAGCCTGGCCATATTCAGAAACGGCGGCCTCCGAGTGGCGCAGGTAGTGCAGCCGTCCCATCGACTGCCCGGCGAGCCCGTAGAACGACTCCTGAAATCCATGCTTCGGCGGCGTGCCTCGGTCGCCAGGACCCTCGTCGCCATAATGCACCTTGCCGAAGTAGCCGGTGGCATAGCCCTCGTTCGATAGACGTTCGGCGATCGTGGGAGCACCCCCAATCCCAGACGTGTCGAACCACGTAGCGCCCCAACGCTGCTGGTATTGCCCTGTGATCATCGCCGCGCGCGATGGCGAGCAGATCGGTGCGGTGACGTAGGCGTCAGTGAACGAGGTGCCCTCGGCTGAGAGGCGATCGAGGTTCGGCGTCGACACGTCTGGGGAGCCCAGCGCCGAGCGGTCGGCATAGCCGTGGTCGTCGGAAACGATGAGAAGGATGTTGGGTGTCGTGCTCGTCATTCGGCGGTCTCCTGTCTTGCCGCGGCGCCCGTTCCGTCCCAGTTCAACGGCGTGAACGCGCCAAGCGGGTCGGGGTAGACGGCAGTGACCTGACCGGCGCCCGCCACGGGAAGTTCGGCACCGTCGATCGCCTCATCCGCGTGCTCGCTGAACCACGCGTGCATCTGCCGTCGCAGTTCATGAATCTCGCTCGCGTGCTCTGGTTGATCGACGCGATTCGTCGTCTCGCCCGGATCCGCCTCGAGATCATAGAACTCGTGAGGCCCGAACGGGTATCTGTGCACATACTTGCGCGTACGCGTGCGAATCATCCGAACGGGCCCATACTCGTCGTGCACGACAACCGGTCGCTCGAGGAGCTTCTCCCCGCAGAGCGCCGGCGCGAAGCTCGCTCCTGGCCCGGCCTCAAACGGGGCTGGGTCGATTCCGGCAAGCTCGAGGATGGTTGCAGCACAATCGTAGCCCGAGAGCAGGTCATCGACGACAGCTCCTTCCGTGATCTGACCTCGTTGCCGTGCGATGAACGGCACCATGACCGACTCGTCGTACATGTTCTGGGGGAACGTGCCGTTTCCCTTGCCCCAGATTCCGTGGTGACCGCAGTTGAAGCCGTTGTCGCTAGCGAACACGACGAGTGTGTCATCGCCGATGCCGAGGTCATCCAGCCGCTTGAGAACACGGCCGATAGCGGCATCCATCGCCGTCACGGCTGCGAAGTAGCCGATGAGAGCTTCTCGAGCATCTGCCTCGCCGCCAATGGGCACGCCGTCGACGGTCGGCTGCCACGGGTGGGGGTCACCTTGCGGACAAGAGTCGAAGGCACAGTCTCGATACAAGTCGGTGTATTCACGCGGATGCTGTCCAGCAAAGGGTTTGTGCGGGGCTGTGAAGTTGAGGGCGAGAAAGAACGGCTCCGTTCTTCGTGCTTCGGCGTCGACGAAGTCAATCGCATCATCGGCGAACACGTCAGTGAGGTAGCCCTCGATGTCTTCAGGAATCCCGTCGCGGTGCATGCGCGCGTGCCCATACGGGCTTCCGCCGCCTTCGAGGGCGAACCAGTGAACGAAGCCGTCACGTGGCACATCGCTCGCTCCGAGGTGCCACTTGCCCGACAGTCCGAGGCGATAGCCTGCGTCGGCGAGCGCAGCGGTGAACGTCGGCTGTCCTGCGAGGTAGTCAACGCTCTCTGGTCCAACGTGCGCTCCGTCAAGATAGTCGTGCACGCCATGGCGTGACGGAATCTGCCCGGTGAGCAGGCTTGCGCGGGCAGGCGAGCATACCGGCGACGCGCAGAAAAATCGACTCAGGCGGGTGCCCTCGGCGGCAAGCGCATCAAGGTGAGGAGTCTGAATCTCGGTGTTCCCTGCGCATCCGAGCGCCCAGGGGCCCTGATCATCGCTCATGATGACGACGATATTCGGATGCCGCTGCTCGGCGCCGTGCATCGTCATCGCGCTCCGGCAGAGACGACGGGCGCTGCTCCGACTGTGCGGGCGACTCCCTCGGCGGCCGAGCGGTAGCTCTCCAGCACCACTTCAACGACGTGTCGCGCGTGGGAGAGCGGAACAGTGGGCCGTCCGCCGTTGATGACGTCGAGAAAGTCGGCCAGCTGCGCGGTGAATGCGTGTTGAATGTCGTCTGGATGCCGCTCGTGGAGCACCCTCGAACGGCCATCGACCTGAACAAGGGTTCCCGAACGCGGATCCGCGACGACGACGCCGCGCTCGCAGACGATAAAGAGACTGTCTGCCTTCAACGGTGGGTCGGAGATGACGTTGATCGAGGCGCCGATGCCGTTGGCGAGCCGAAGCGCAATGGTGCCGTCGGTCTCCACCTCGGACGAGAAGCGATTCACTGTCGATGCGAGCACCCGTTCAGCACGTCCGCCACCGAACCACAGCGAGCGATCGATGCAGTGGCCACCGATGTTGATGAGCGCCCCGCCACCCGCGACGGTCGGAGAGAAGAACCAGCCAGAACGTGTGCCCGGCCGGTAATCAGTGCTGCGAAAGTCTCGAACCATAACGACGTCGCCCAGCTCTCCCGAGTCAATGTGCTCCTTTGCCGCGACCTTGTCGGGCATGAAGTGCTGAATATGGCCGACAGTGAGGGCGACACCAGCTGTGTCGCAGGCGGCGATCATTGCATCGCAGTCGTCAAGCGTTGTCGCCATGGGCTTCTCGACGAGCACATGAAGTCCTGCGCGAGCAGCATCCGTCACCATCGGGAGGTGAAAGGAGTGCGGGGTGTTGACGATTACCGCGTCGACGGTTCCGCTGTCAATCATGTCCCTGTAGTCCGTGAACGAACTGGCGCCCCCGGCCGCAGCCGCTGCACGCTGCGCCACGACGGCGTCAATGTCGCACACCGCCGAGATTGACGCGTTCGGCAGCTCCAAGGCCGCCGCAATGTGGTAGTCAGCAACGGCTCCTGCGCCGATGAGTCCAATTCGCATTCTTCTCCCCTTGAGTGGTCGTCAGGCGTCTTTGCGAGCACCGCATGAGCGGCGCACAACAACGCGAGGACGGAGCCTGATTTGATGGAGTGGGCAATCGTTGCCCTCAACGAGGCGACGAATGAGCACATCGGCGGCCATGCGCCCGATGCGATATTTCGGTGGCGAGACCGCGGTGAGCGGAATCTCAGCGAGGTCGGCTGTCTCGTCATCATAGGAGACGAGGGCGATGTCATCGGGGACGGTCATGCCCGAACGACGGATTGCTCCCTCGAGCATCGTCGCTTCGCGGTCTCCGAAGACAAGTGCGGCTGTGGCCTCGAACTGCCGCAGCATTTCATATGCCGATTCGGCAGAATCGAGCTCCCAATCGGTTTTGGGCTGCGCAAACTCGAGCCCCGCGGGCAAGCCAAAATCGCTGATGGCACGGCGATAGCCGAGCACAACTGCTGGCGCTGTGGGCGTGCGATCCCGCGTGAGAAGGGCAATGCGCTCGTGACCAAGGGATCTGAGATGCCGGACTGCGTCGTACGCGCCACCCTGATGATCGGAGCAGACGTGCTCGGTGCGGTCACCCGCGCCGGAGTCGAACAGGCTGCGTTCGAGAAGCACAACGGGCACGGGCAGCTCCATCAGCCGTTGCGCCCGCCCGTCAGGATCATCGAGCCCGGTGAGGGTCGGCACGAGAAGAAGACCCTCGACTCCGGCATCCAGCAGAAAATCAATGCTCTCATCTTCGAGTGCGCTGTCGTAACGATACGTTGCAAGCTGGAGTGAGGCTCCGACCGCCGAAAGCGACTCGTCGATCCCTTGAAGTACGCGTGGGTAATACAGCTGAGTGTCGGGAAGCAGCACTCCGACTCTGCGGCGAACGCGTTCCTCTTTCCGTCGTGCCGGAACGACGAAGCTTCCCGCCCCCTGCCGGCGCATCACGATCCCCTGCGCCACAAGCTCGTCGAATGCCCGACGCACAGTCGTCAACGAAAGTCCGGTCTCCTCTGCGAGCTGCTGCTCGGTCGGTAGCTTCTGACCAGACGTCCACGTGCCCGCGAGGATTCCACGGCGCAATTCGTCAGCGAGGATCTCGAATTTGAGCCCTCGGGTCTCGGCATCGCGAAGCGCCTTCGTTGGCTTCTTCGGCATTGCTCCCCCCTCATGTCGTGGTCTTCTCGATTCTTACGAGAAATAAGAAAGGAATAAAGACCTAATTTGAGCTCTATTCGCTGCGAGCGTGCACCATCAGGCACTTCTTCCCGCCTTTTTGAGCAGAATCTTCGGATTACTCATTGAATACTCCCCTCAGTCGTTGTGAGAGTCGAGCGAAACAGGTGGCGACGACGCCACCAGAAGGTGAAAGGTGAACCAATGGCGAAGATCCGAGTTCTCTCCGCCCTCGCCCTTGGCGGCGTTCTTGCGGTGGCCGCAAGTGGGTGTGCTCCGCAAGGCGGAGGCGACAGCGACGTGCTGACCTACTGGTCAATGTGGAAAGAAGGAGAGGCCCAGCAGAAAGTCATGGCACAGGCCATCGCCGATTTCGAAGACGAGACCGGAATCACTGTAGACGTTCAGTGGCAGGGCCGAGACAACGTGAAGAAAGTTGTTCCGACGCTCAACACCAATAAGGTCCCCGACCTTCTCGATGGCTCGTTCGCAAAGCTTGCGCCCATTCTGGCCGAAACGGGTCAGGCTGCACCGCTCACGGGCGCGTACGACACGAAGGTCGATGGCGAAACCGCGTCGCAGCTCATTCCTCGCAAATACCGTGACGTCGGGAGTCTGACGACCGAGGGCGCCGACGCTCCATGGATGCTGCCGTATTCACTGACTAGCGATGCCATGTGGTTCAACGCGGCTGAGCACCCCGAACTCGCAGAGAACCCTCCCGCGACCTGGGAGGATTTCACCGACACCCTCGATGACCTCAAGGCTGATGGCGAAACTCCCATCGGCATCGATGGTGATGTGTCGGGCTACAACGCGTACTGGTACACCACGCTCATGATGCGTCTCGAAGGCCCAGGCTCGCTCAAGAAGATGGCTGCAGACGAGTCGGGCGAGGCGTGGGACTCTCCCGAGGCGCTGAAGGCAGCGCAGATGGTGTCGGAACTCGTCGAGGGCGGCTATTTCATCGATGGCTACAACGCCAGCAAATGGCCCGCTCAGCAGCAGAATTGGGCTGCGAACAAGGCGGCGCTGATGTTCAACGGAACCTGGATCCCCACAGAAACCGGTCCGTACGCTGCAGACGGCTTCGAATATTCGTCATTCCCCTTCCCTGCCGTTGGTGACGGCCCGGTGTCGCAACGTGCGGACTTTGTCGGTTTTGCCGTCACGGCCAAGGCGCACAACTCGAAAAACGCGCAGAAATTCGCTTCGTTCTTCCTCGGCAAGGAGTACCAGGATGCCTTGGGGACCGAGGCGGGCATTCTCCCGATTCGAGCGGATGCCGCTGTGGGCGACGACATGGTGTCGGTCAAAGAGGCTCTCGATAACGCCGATTCGTTTTACCAACAGAATGACGGAATCACCTTCCCCGGGTACTCCGAGAAACTCCTGTGGCCAACGCTCGACAAGCTCGTGCTCGGAACCGTAACGCCCGAGCAGTTCATTGACCAGATGAAGTCTGGCCAGGCGGACTATTGGAAGCAGAACTCATGACTGAAACGGCTCGCCTCGTCCGGGCCCGGCGCACCGCTGGTGCGGGCACCCATCAGGGTATTCGCACCAGCGGCAACGCCATCGACCGAGGCCGAAAGAAGCTTTTCGTGCCGTTCGTCGGGCCGGCCTTCTTGTTCTACACGATCTTGTTTGTCGTACCTGCTCTCTTCGCCGTCTGGATCAGCTTCAACAAGTGGGCAGGCGCCGGTCCGATGGAGTTCGTCGGATTCAAGAACTACGTGAGGCTGTTTTCCGACAGACTCTTCATTCAGTCGTTCGTCAACACTCTCCTGCTGCTCTTCGTCGTTGGAATCGCAATCTTCGTGATCGCCTTCGGTCTCACCCTCGTGCTGCGAGACATGGTCGGACGCAAGGTCGCGCGCTCGGTGATTTTCTTTCCGCACCTTGTCAATGCCATGATCTTCGGGGTTCTTGCCGGGTTCATTTTCAACCCCGGTGGACTCGTCAATACTCTGCTCGGTGGGTTCGGTGTCACCGACCCTCCAGCCTGGTTGTCTCACGAAAACATGTTTCCACTCATCATGGTGATGATGACCTGGATCACGACCGGGTATTTCACCACAATCTTGATGGCCGGAGTCGACCGGATACCCCCGTACTACTACGAGGATTGCGCACTCGCCGGCGCAAACGCCTGGCAGCGCCTTCGCTATGTCATCCTCCCGCTGACGTGGGACGTCTTCGGCACCTGTGCAGTGCTCTGGACGATCTCGTCCGTGAAAATCTTCGAGATCATCTGGGTCTTCGGTGGATCGACAGGGCAGGGAATGCCTCCGACGCAGACATGGAGCACGGCCGTCTACACCTACGTCACTGCCTTCTCGGGAGAATCAATCCCTGCCTACGGCTCGGCGACAGCATCCGCCGTGCTCTCACTCGCCCTCGTCTCTGTGCTCGTCGTGCTGCTTCGTCGCGTGATGAAGCGCGATGCCGTGGAGTTCTAGGAGGAACCGATGACTATGACCGAGATCACACCAACAGAATCGGCCGTGCAACCGGCATCCGCCCCTCGTCGCCGTCGCCACAAACGCGGCGCCGCAATCAGGAACGATCGCAGCGTGCTACGTGGAATCGGGCTCGTCGTTCTCTGGCTCTTCGTCGCACTAAACATCGGCTGGATGGTCTGGATGGTCATTCAGGCATTCCGCGACACGCGATCCATTCTGAGCGACCCGTGGGGTTTGCCGACGTCGTTCGATCCGATCAACTTCGTCACGGCGTGGACTGTCGGCGACTTCGCCACGGCGACACTCAATAGCGTTGTCACAACGACGGTTTCGTCGGTATTGACCGTCGCGGTTGCGGCCCCCGCCGCCTACTATCTCAGCCGCGTCGACAACAAGCTGACGCAGTCGCTCACGATGTATTTCGTCTTGGGCCTCGGCATTCCCGCACAGGTGATTCTCATTCCGTTGTTCGTCATGCTCAATCAGGTGTATCTGACCGACAGTCTCATCGGGCTCAACCTCGTGTACATCGGCGTATCGATGCCATTCACGGTGTTTCTGCTCACGGCGTTCTTCCGGTCGCTTCCACTTGAGATGGAGGAGGCGGCCGCGCTCGACGGCACGACGGCCTTTGGCACGTTCTGGCGCATCACGCTGCCCCTGGCAAAGGGCGGCATCGTCACGGCGTTCGTTCTGCAAGTGATCTCCCATTGGAACGAGACGCTGCTTGCGCTGACCCTCATGCAGTCGACAGAGAACTACACGCTGCCGGTCGCGCTCATATCGTTCATTCAGCAGCAGACGTATTCGGGCGCCGACTGGGGCGGGCTCTTCGCGGGCTTGTGCATCGTGGTCATCCCAATGCTGATCATCTACCTGTGGCTCGGACGACGTCTGACGGAGGGGCTCACTCTCGGCATGGGCAAGTGACAACTGAGTCGGGCCAACAGCCCAACATCCTGCTGATCATGGCGGATCAGCTTGGTGCGCACGTGCTTGATCGGGATGCGGAGTTCTCAGACACTCCGCATCTCGATCGGCTCGCCGAGTCGGGTGCCGACTTTGAGCGTGCATACGTGACCTTTCCCCTCTGCGTACCCTCTCGAGCAAGCATGCTGACAGGGCGGATGCCGCATGAGCTCGGCATTTCGGGAAATGCTCTGGGCAGTAGGAGCGCCGAATCAGAACCTGCCCTCGACGAGAACAGTCTCGGGCATGTGCTGCGCCGTGCCGGATATGACTGCGCGTACGCCGGAAAATGGCACGCAACATCACCGAGCGCACCGGACGGAACCGGCTTCGACGTGCTGAGCCCATTCGGGGATGCTGGACTTGCCGACGCGTGCGCGGAGTGGATTCGTGCTCGCAACGGCGAAACACCATACTTTCTCTGTGCGTCGTTTGACGACCCGCACACCATCTGCGAATACGCACGTCGACAGCCGATGCCGTACGGAGACACACGGCGAGCGCCGATCTCGGATGCACCACCGCTTCCCGCCAACTTCGAGCCAGCTCCGTTTGAACCCGAAGCAGTTCGCTTCGAGAAGCACGCTGCACAGAACGTGTACGCGACGGAGCACTACACGCCAGAGGAGTGGCGCGAGTATCGCTACGCGTATCGTCAGCTCATTTCACGTTTCGACGGCTACGTGGGCACCCTGCTCGGCGCCCTCGGCGACGGCGATGCTGAGAACACGATAGTCATCGTCACGAGTGACCACGGAGACGGCGACGCATCGCACCGGTGGAATCAGAAGACAGCGCTCTTCGAGGAGTGCGTGCGGGTTCCACTCATCGTCGCCGGGCCGGGAGTTCCACGAACAACAGTGACCGAGCCGGTGTCGGTATGTCTCGATCTCGTGCCGACCGTGAGCGAGATTGCGGGCGTGAGCGCGACGCCCGACGACACGCAGCCCACACGACGCGGCGTACCGCTTCCGCTCGGCGGCCCCGGGCATCCTGTTGAGCGAGACATCGTCGTGCAGACCCGATTTGAGCGACCCGGTCCGCCACTCACGAGCGGACGCGCGCTCTACGCCGGCGCCTACAAGTACACCGTCTACAGCTGGGGACGCCATCGCGAACAGCTGCACGACATCGAGCGAGACCCCGGCGAACAGCGCAATCTTGCCGTCGAGTCGCGGTACGACAATGTTCTCGACGATCTGCGACTGCGACTGCTCACGTGGTGCCGAGACACAGACGATAGGGATGCTCTGAAGTTTCTCGTGATTCCGGCAAGCGCCGACGACAGCATCCGGAGCGAGATCTTCGCGATTCCGTACTGAATGCTTTCTCGAATCGCGGGAGGTCACATCCACGGGTTTGCGAATGAGTCTTGAATTCTCCTTCCACTCTTGGCTGGGATACGAGCACAGTCACAAGGAGGTACTGATGAAACTCAGCCGTCGCGGTGTTCTCACCGCCGGAATCGTCGCCGGTGCGACCGTACCGAACATCTCGGGCCTGTCGGCGGCGGGCGCGACACCCCGTGGTGGTGTACGAACCGGTGCAGCAATCACAGACATCGAGAAGCGCGCAGAAGAGCTCGATCCCCCGATCTTCCTTCTTGAAAGTCGTGTGCCGAAGCAGTTCAGCGCCGATGAGAACTCGACGATCGAGATCTCGGCCGAGCGTGCAAAGGTCGGCTTGCACAGCCTTGCGTGGACCTATGCCGCGGGGTCGGTTCTCACCGTCAAGCAGCCGCTGCGATATGCCGCGAGCTCTTACGCCGTCGGCGACGACCAGGCATGGATGGGCACTGTCGACACGTTCTGCGTGTGGATCTACAACGAGACCCCGACAGACAAGCCACTGCGCATCGAATTTGGGCGCGGCGCGAACTCCGACTGCTGGTTCGACTTCGGCCTCGACTTCACAGGCTGGCGAACATGCTGGGTTCGCTTCGGCTACGACACCGAGGGCACACCGCACCACGGCATGAACCGCGTGCGCTTTATCGCGCCCACGCACGAGGGGCGTCTCTTTATCGACCAGGTGATCCTCAACACCGAGATGCGACCTGACCACCCGACCCCAGACGACCAGGTGCCCACTGTGCAGCCTGAGATCGCCACCGCCGATAACCACCACTGGCTGGCGCTCCTTGAGTTTCGGTCGGCTCTCGCCGAGCATCCGCTTCCACCCGCAGCGAGCACCGATGGCGTCGCCGATGTGCGAGAGCGTCTTCTCGCGTCGCTTGCGGGCAAGCCGTCCGTGTCAGCCGAAGCCCTCGCAACGCTGACCTCGACGGTCGACGCTCTCGGCACCCCCGCTCTTACGGACGACTCCACGCCGATCGGAACCGGCTCCTTCGTCAACGGCTACCAGAGCGCCATCTGGCCGATCGAGCTGCGCAGCGACATCGCCGAGTTCGCGTCTGTCGTCACCCTGCGCAAAGTGACGGATGCCATGCTTACCGTTGCGCAGGCGGTAAAAGCATCACGCGATCAGAACGCGTCGACTGCCGCAGGATTCGCGACGCTGTACCTTCGACTCTTCGCGCATCTCGAAGACCAAGGTTTCGCCACGGGCAGTGCGCAAGGCAGCATCCATCACATCGGCTATCAGTACCGCGGGTTCGCCGACTCGCTCCTGCTCGCCCAGCCTGTTCTCGAGAACAACAAACTGTGGGATCGGGCACGGAGCAATCTGTCGTGGTTCTTCGGGATTGGCCGGCTGACGCAGGACTTCAGCGATCCTTCACACTACGGCGGCCTGGTCGACGTGCTGAACACGCTGTTGCAGGGCCTGATCATCTCCGGGCTGACACAAGACGACGAGAGTGAGCAGGCAACAGTGCTGACGGCCGTGACCTCGTGGCTCAACCGTGCGCTCACGCACTCGCCCGGCCTGTCGGGTGGGTTCAAGCCCGACGGCACCACGTTTCACCACATGGGCCCGTACCCGGACTACGCTCGCGACGCATTCGCGGGAATGAGCCCCGTTATCGCACTTCTGCACGGAACTGCCTTCGGGGTGTCTGCCGAGGCACGGCAGGTGCTGCGCACGGCCCTCCTCACCCAACGACTTCATGCGAACACCACGCAGTGGCCCCTTTCTCTCACAGGCCGGCACCCCACTGGCGACAAGGCGCTGCACGTCCCAACCTTTCAGCACCTTGCGGGCGTGCCTGACCCCGGTGCAGCTGGGCCATTCGACACCGCCGTTGCTTCCGCATTCCTGCGTCTGCTGCCTGCGCAGCCCACCAACGCGCAGAAGAAGTTTGCCGCAAAACTCACCGAAGCGGGAATCTCGAAGGAGCCAGCACCGGGCGGCAACTGGCAGCTCGGCTACGCTGCGTGCGGACTGCATCGTCGCGACGAATGGCTCGTCACAATGCGTGGGCACAGCCGCTACCTCTGGTCGACGGAGATCTATGACGGTGCCAACCTCTACGGGCGGTACTCGACGTACGGCACTGTGGAGATTCAGGCGGTGCCCGATGCCACCGGGCAGATCACTCATGCTGCAAACGGCTACGTTCAGCCGGGTTGGGACTGGAACCGCTTCCCCGGTGCCACGACGCGCCACCTCGGGTGGGAGCAGCTGAAGGCCGATCTCACGGGCACGATCGAGCAGATGGTGCTCACACGCTCTGCGTTCGCCGGCGCCGGATCGTGGAAAGGCGCGCACGGTGTCTTCGGCATGCATCTCATGGAGCATCCATTTTTCGACGAGACGCACACGGCACGCCTCTCGCGGTTCAGCTTTGACGACCTCATCGTTGTGCTCGGTAGCGACATCTCGAACGAAAGCGCGAACGCTGAAACCGAGACGACGCTCTATCAGGTGCGCGTTCCCGACGGCAGCGCCACGGGTGCCGACTCGACACAAACGCTGACGGAGGGCACACCGCTCGTCGATCCGCTCGGAAACGGATACTACGTGGCCTCTGGTCAGAAGCTCCGCACGATCTCTGCGGCTCAGTCGGGCCCTGACCAGTCGGGGGCGAAGACGGGGAGCGCGGAGTATCAGACGGCACTTCTGCGTCACGGCACCGCGCCGAACTCACTGGGCTATGAGTACGCGATCCTCGTGCAGGCCGGCGAGGCAAAGACGCGGGAGTTCACGACAAAGATGACGACGGATGCCGCGCCCTACACGGTTGTGCGCAAGGATGCCGCTGCACACGTCGTCAGCCATCGGGGCACCGCCATAACGGCATCCGTGTGCTTCTCTGCCGTCAATGACCTCACAGGCACGGTCACCGGCACAGACACTCCCTGTCTTCTTATGGAACACGTGAATGGGGAGAAGCTGGAATTGTCGGTCACGGACCCCGACCTGCACCTGTACGAGGGCGACGACCCCGACCAGTTCGCGGCCGACGGCACATACGAGGGCCGCATGACGAGTTACTCGCGGCCGTGGCGTGCCAACGTGAGTGCCGAGTCGACGGTTACGTTGACTCTTGCCGGACGGTGGTCGTGCACGGCGGAGGGCGCCACAGCATCCATCTCAGGTGATGCCACAACGCTCACCGTCACGTGTCAGCACGCGGCAAGCCGGGATCTCACGTTGACGTCTGCGTGACTGTCGCTTGAACGACCCGACGTCACCCTTCGCGAATGGTCATCGAGACGATTTTGTCCCCGGCAGTCTCGAAGGCAAACGAGCTGCGGCCGTTCGCCCAGGTGCTCTTCCAGTCGCCGACGACGGTCACCGCGGAGCCGCTCTGATCGACCTCTTCGGGGGTGAGCACACCGGTCGCGCCGATGAACTCTTTGTCGCTCCAGCCCTTGATCGCGTCGCGTCCGGTAAAGATGCGACCCCAGTCATCGACGAAGCCATCCTCGGTGAATGCGTCGAGAAAACCGGCCTCGTCGTGTGCGTTGACGGCATCGATGAAAGACTGCACGGGTTGGGGAACGGATGCGCTCAGGCTGTGCTCCTTGTGTCGGCGGTGTGACAGGCCCAGTCAACGCGACGGGCGCAGCCGTGTCTACCCCGGGGAATGAGCAGTGGCCACGAATCCTCGTAAATTTCGGCTGCCCACCAGCTACCCGGCCGTGCCCTCATCATCGCTTGGCGCAGCCGTCGATGCCCAAGCTGCGCACACAAGGCTCGCCCCGGTTACGCCGAAGACGATGGCGGCGCCACCGAGCACGGAGAGCCCGGCGACAACGAGCGGTATCACGGTCTGTCCGGCGCGATTGCCGACCAGACGAAGTGATGCTGCCACTCCCCTCTGACGCACCGGTGCCAGAAGTGTGATCCACGACATGGTGAGAGGCTGGACGGTTCCTGCCGCAAGCCCATAGATCACCATCGCTACGGTGAGCCCAAATACTCCGAGTGGCAAGGCGAGAGCCATGAGGCTCAACGCCGAGAGAATCGAGCCCGCCACGAGTATGTGCCGACGGCCAAATCGCCGGGTCAAATGCGAGAGTGTGATGCGTGAGGCCATCGTTGCAGCACCTCGCGCGACAAGCATGATCGTGATCCACGATGCGGCAAAACCTCTCTCCTGGCTGAGCAGAGGAAGGTACGCGAGCACGATGTCAAGCGACGAGAGCACAAGGCTGCTCACGATGAGCGCGCGCAGAACACCACTCATGCGCAGGAGCTGCACGGCACCGCGCAGCACGGGGCGAGGTCTGCCGTTTCTCGACGCCGTCGATCTGCTGTGTACCGGGGGAATCAGCAGCGAGAGAATGAGGCAGAGGGAGGCCATACAGGTGACGATTCCCGCAATCATCGCGAACGGCGGAACATCAGCACCGTCGTCGTGAGGCAGCGAGAGCAGCACGGGCCCGAGCATCTGACCCGTCGACGTGACAAACGTATAGAGACCAAACGCCGAGTCGAGCCGCGCCGGAGCAGCCGCACGCATCACCCAAGCCTGCTCTCCGACAACGGAGAAGAGCACGCCAAGACCCAGCAACACCGTAGCTGCGAGCAAACCGAGAAGTGATCCACCGGCCAGAAGCGCAGCAAACCCGGCTGCGAGAAAGGACAACGCTCCGATCACAAGACAGAGACGCTCCCCCACGTGATCCGCCATCCGCCCGGCGGGGAGGGCGAACACGAGCGGGGGTATCGCAAACGCCGCTGTGGCAACGCCGAGCCACGACGAGCTATACCCCAGCTCGAGAATGGCGTAGGAAATCGCGGGACGCAACGCGTAGCTGATCATCTGCACGAACAAAGCGTGCACAAGCAGAACACTCAGAACTCCGCGTCGTGTT
The Paramicrobacterium chengjingii DNA segment above includes these coding regions:
- a CDS encoding MFS transporter; the protein is MATRRGVLSVLLVHALFVQMISYALRPAISYAILELGYSSSWLGVATAAFAIPPLVFALPAGRMADHVGERLCLVIGALSFLAAGFAALLAGGSLLGLLAATVLLGLGVLFSVVGEQAWVMRAAAPARLDSAFGLYTFVTSTGQMLGPVLLSLPHDDGADVPPFAMIAGIVTCMASLCLILSLLIPPVHSRSTASRNGRPRPVLRGAVQLLRMSGVLRALIVSSLVLSSLDIVLAYLPLLSQERGFAASWITIMLVARGAATMASRITLSHLTRRFGRRHILVAGSILSALSLMALALPLGVFGLTVAMVIYGLAAGTVQPLTMSWITLLAPVRQRGVAASLRLVGNRAGQTVIPLVVAGLSVLGGAAIVFGVTGASLVCAAWASTAAPSDDEGTAG